The Zingiber officinale cultivar Zhangliang chromosome 10A, Zo_v1.1, whole genome shotgun sequence genome contains a region encoding:
- the LOC122027087 gene encoding cytochrome P450 CYP72A219-like, which translates to MELWFAVCGGLAALLVAAWAVRMLNWAFWKPRRLDHALRSQGLKGSSYRPISGDLKDFVRLAEEARGKPMPFSHAIFPRVSPFLKRAADAHGKENKVTFHWMGPNPRATITDPDQIREVLANKTGEIGKANTNYLVKYVFVGVLRQEGEKWAKHRKILNPAFHIEKLKRMLPAFSACCDDLVNRWDEMAAKGEEIDVSVELQSFTGDVISRSAFGSNFEEGRKIFQLQDEQAMLFARGLPYAHIPGFRFLPTRINTRMKEINIEVKGILLSIIKKREESMKLGAAKNDDLLGLLLESNLQHLREHGNAGLTTDEVVDECKLFYFAGQETTSQLLTWTMVVLSMHQDWQERAREEVLQAFGKEKPTFDGLNHLKTVTMILYEVLRLYPPAIGTVRQVFKSTKIGGVVYPPGVLLFLSILQVHHDPDFWGKDVDEFKPERFADGMYKASEKNAFFAFGGGHRVCIGQNFALLEAKLALCLILQRFSFDLSPSYTHAPAVVVTLKPQHGAPIRLRRI; encoded by the exons ATGGAACTGTGGTTCGCCGTGTGCGGCGGCCTGGCCGCGCTGCTGGTGGCTGCCTGGGCAGTCAGGATGCTGAACTGGGCGTTCTGGAAGCCGCGCCGCCTAGACCACGCGCTCCGGTCGCAGGGACTCAAGGGCTCCTCCTACCGTCCCATCAGCGGCGATCTCAAGGATTTTGTCCGGCTTGCCGAGGAGGCCCGCGGCAAGCCCATGCCCTTCTCCCACGCCATCTTCCCTCGCGTTTCTCCCTTCTTAAAACGCGCCGCTGATGCACACG gaAAGGAGAACAAGGTAACTTTCCATTGGATGGGACCTAATCCGAGAGCGACCATCACGGATCCTGATCAAATCAGAGAAGTTCTGGCCAACAAGACCGGCGAGATCGGGAAGGCAAATACAAATTATCTGGTAAAGTACGTTTTCGTAGGCGTGCTGCGTCAGGAAGGTGAGAAATGGGCCAAGCACAGGAAGATATTGAACCCCGCTTTCCATATAGAGAAGCTCAAG CGCATGCTGCCTGCTTTCTCTGCTTGTTGTGATGATCTAGTCAACCGATGGGATGAGATGGCGGCGAAAGGTGAAGAGATAGATGTTTCCGTCGAGCTCCAGAGCTTCACCGGCGATGTCATTTCCCGGAGTGCTTTCGGTAGCAATTTTGAAGAAGGAAGGAAAATTTTCCAGCTTCAGGATGAGCAAGCTATGCTCTTTGCCCGCGGTCTCCCTTATGCACATATACCGGGCTTCAG GTTTTTGCCCACCCGAATTAACACTAGAATGAAAGAAATCAACATAGAGGTAAAAGGGATTCTATTGAGCATAATCAAGAAGAGGGAGGAGAGTATGAAATTGGGCGCCGCAAAGAACGATGACCTTCTCGGCTTGTTGCTGGAGTCCAATCTGCAACACCTCCGAGAACACGGGAACGCCGGGTTGACGACGGACGAGGTGGTGGATGAATGCAAGCTGTTCTACTTCGCAGGACAAGAGACGACGTCTCAGTTGCTAACGTGGACGATGGTTGTGCTGAGCATGCATCAAGATTGGCAAGAACGGGCTCGCGAAGAGGTTCTGCAAGCCTTTGGGAAAGAGAAACCTACTTTCGATGGCTTGAACCACTTGAAGACC GTGACGATGATTCTGTACGAGGTTCTGCGACTCTACCCGCCGGCAATCGGCACGGTGCGGCAGGTCTTCAAGAGCACAAAAATTGGGGGCGTAGTGTACCCTCCAGGCGTCCTGCTCTTCCTGTCCATCCTTCAGGTTCACCATGATCCAGATTTCTGGGGCAAAGACGTCGACGAGTTCAAGCCGGAGAGATTCGCGGACGGCATGTACAAGGCGTCGGAGAAGAATGCCTTCTTCGCCTTCGGAGGCGGCCACCGGGTCTGCATCGGCCAGAACTTCGCGTTGCTGGAAGCCAAGTTGGCTCTATGTTTGATTCTTCAACGCTTCTCCTTTGACCTCTCGCCGTCCTACACTCATGCTCCCGCCGTTGTTGTCACTCTCAAGCCTCAGCATGGTGCTCCCATCAGGTTGCGTAGGATTTGA